A DNA window from Schistocerca gregaria isolate iqSchGreg1 chromosome 2, iqSchGreg1.2, whole genome shotgun sequence contains the following coding sequences:
- the LOC126335937 gene encoding defensin-like → MRSFITFVLLALVAIPAITSAAPVAGEDGHGDRHVRATCDLLSAFGVGDSACAARCIGTRKGFRGGYCDKGVCHCRK, encoded by the exons aTGAGAAGCTTTATAACTTTCGTTCTTCTCGCCCTGGTCGCCATCCCGGCTATTACATCTGCTGCTCCAG TGGCAGGGGAGGATGGTCACGGCGACCGCCACGTGCGCGCCACGTGTGACCTGCTGAGTGCCTTCGGCGTAGGGGACTCTGCCTGCGCCGCGCGCTGCATCGGCACGCGGAAAGGCTTCAGGGGCGGCTACTGCGATAAGGGCGTCTGCCACTGCCGAAAGTAG